The following coding sequences lie in one Methanocella sp. genomic window:
- a CDS encoding radical SAM protein: MLLDARKKAELISAGGVEIDEPIRSHLSRSTAGPGAGLDSFFFHSGSHRVRLGVRKSSPFKAISKGDEIVIFKNGREFATGRIEDAIAHCPEQVYVTVSERCVFDCKFCPVPKLHGQIKTLDEVKKLADKGLKAPSFKAISITSGVWKSPEEEVRRVAEMVKELRKYNVPIGVSVYATDDSSEILKDAGTVEVKYNVETIDPGIFEKVCPGLSLDEIKKALEHAVTVFGRNHVFTNILIGLGETDGAVIAAIEEFAAKGIIPVLRKVNPHPLRAGEVYIEDVSDERLLKLAEAERKILDKNGLRADKALTGCLMCTGCDVTPHRDV, from the coding sequence ATGCTTCTGGATGCCCGGAAGAAAGCTGAGCTGATCTCTGCAGGCGGCGTGGAGATCGACGAGCCGATACGCTCTCACTTGAGCCGCTCCACTGCCGGGCCGGGAGCAGGCCTGGACTCATTCTTCTTTCATTCTGGGTCGCACCGTGTGAGGCTTGGCGTCCGGAAGTCTTCCCCTTTTAAGGCTATATCGAAGGGCGATGAGATAGTCATTTTTAAGAATGGACGGGAGTTCGCAACCGGCCGGATCGAGGATGCCATCGCCCACTGCCCCGAGCAGGTCTATGTTACCGTGAGCGAGCGCTGCGTTTTTGATTGTAAGTTCTGCCCCGTTCCGAAATTGCATGGCCAAATTAAAACGCTCGACGAGGTTAAGAAGCTCGCTGACAAGGGGCTTAAAGCGCCGTCGTTCAAGGCAATTTCGATCACGTCCGGCGTATGGAAGTCGCCCGAAGAGGAAGTACGGCGCGTCGCCGAAATGGTAAAAGAGCTGAGGAAGTACAATGTCCCTATCGGCGTTTCGGTTTATGCGACGGACGATTCCTCCGAGATCCTGAAGGACGCTGGAACCGTTGAGGTCAAGTACAACGTCGAGACCATCGACCCGGGCATCTTCGAGAAAGTATGCCCCGGCTTATCGCTCGACGAAATCAAGAAAGCCCTGGAGCACGCCGTTACGGTCTTCGGGCGCAACCACGTGTTCACCAACATCCTGATCGGCCTTGGAGAGACCGACGGGGCGGTCATCGCCGCCATCGAGGAGTTCGCCGCTAAAGGCATAATCCCCGTGCTGAGAAAAGTCAATCCCCACCCGCTGCGTGCCGGCGAAGTCTACATCGAGGACGTGAGCGATGAAAGGCTGCTAAAGCTGGCCGAGGCCGAGCGCAAAATACTCGATAAAAATGGGCTGAGGGCCGATAAGGCGCTTACCGGCTGCCTCATGTGCACCGGGTGCGACGTCACGCCGCACCGGGACGTTTAA
- a CDS encoding NTP transferase domain-containing protein, protein MEALVMAGGKGTRMGGGEKPLMPLLGRPMISYVLDALSGSQWINKIYVAVSPDVFRTAEYLKNDSELTLVMTPGSGYVEDMVYAIKALRFYKPVLIISADLPLVTSDVIDRVVDAYEKCGREALSVRVDAGLAPWPPDIILNDTERPTIPAGINVVHGAYIDRAQHEYIMVINDAALAANVNYRKDLMSCGPLLANRQGKSEHEKK, encoded by the coding sequence ATGGAAGCTCTGGTAATGGCGGGCGGCAAAGGCACCCGAATGGGCGGCGGCGAGAAGCCCCTGATGCCTCTGTTAGGGAGGCCGATGATCTCCTATGTTTTAGACGCTTTATCGGGCAGCCAGTGGATTAATAAGATATATGTGGCCGTATCGCCGGACGTGTTCCGGACAGCGGAATATTTGAAAAACGACAGTGAATTAACGCTGGTGATGACACCCGGCTCGGGCTATGTCGAGGATATGGTCTACGCAATTAAAGCCCTTAGATTTTATAAGCCGGTGCTTATCATCTCGGCGGACCTGCCGCTGGTCACTTCGGACGTGATCGACCGGGTAGTCGACGCTTATGAAAAATGTGGCAGAGAGGCGCTATCAGTCCGCGTGGACGCGGGCCTGGCGCCCTGGCCCCCGGATATAATCTTGAATGATACGGAAAGGCCGACCATACCGGCTGGCATCAACGTGGTTCATGGCGCCTACATAGACCGGGCCCAGCATGAGTATATAATGGTCATAAATGACGCGGCGCTGGCCGCAAACGTGAATTACCGAAAGGATTTAATGTCGTGCGGGCCATTATTGGCGAATAGGCAGGGAAAGAGCGAGCATGAAAAAAAATGA
- the cobD gene encoding threonine-phosphate decarboxylase CobD has product MRLRKELTDIAPCAHGGKAFEIAGRLGVKEEALLDFSVNLNPYMPLEAGDALRSAFRSVYSYPDNYYSRFRESAARFTGVRPENIIPGNGSTEIIRLIAECAIDKGDIAAIPCPTFGEYEQQCRLFGAAIRYIRFSDIVNKNYWHLDGCRIVFICNPNNPDGRLIQRKDVEVIVSHCREKDVIAVVDEAFVDLADPAQSVARLVEEYDNLLVMRSLTKCFAIPGLRLGFGISDKASAEVLNNARLTWNLDSIAAETGIYYMDNADSHLEVSRAFVKREREWLAKAIGSIKGIKPLPASANYFLIDVAGTGMMSGEFAGRMLGEGVVVRDCSSFSMLGDTYIRLAVRAREENERLVAALRRVAHDH; this is encoded by the coding sequence GTGAGGTTGCGAAAAGAGCTGACGGATATTGCGCCCTGCGCGCATGGTGGTAAGGCCTTTGAGATAGCCGGCCGCCTGGGCGTTAAAGAGGAGGCGCTGCTCGATTTCAGCGTGAACCTGAACCCGTACATGCCCCTGGAGGCCGGGGATGCGCTTCGGAGCGCTTTTCGTTCGGTCTATTCCTATCCCGATAATTACTATAGCCGTTTTCGGGAGAGCGCCGCCCGTTTCACGGGGGTCAGGCCGGAAAATATCATACCGGGCAACGGCTCGACCGAGATCATCCGGCTCATCGCCGAATGCGCTATCGATAAGGGCGACATTGCCGCCATTCCCTGCCCCACCTTCGGCGAGTACGAGCAGCAGTGCCGGCTCTTCGGCGCCGCCATCCGGTACATCCGCTTTAGCGATATAGTCAACAAGAATTACTGGCACCTGGATGGCTGCCGCATCGTTTTCATCTGTAATCCGAATAACCCCGACGGCCGGCTTATACAGCGTAAAGACGTCGAAGTTATCGTCAGCCATTGTCGGGAAAAGGATGTCATCGCCGTCGTGGACGAGGCGTTCGTCGACCTCGCCGACCCGGCGCAGAGCGTGGCACGGCTCGTCGAGGAGTACGATAATCTGCTGGTCATGCGATCCCTGACCAAGTGCTTTGCAATCCCCGGCCTGAGACTGGGCTTTGGCATTTCCGATAAAGCGTCTGCCGAAGTGCTCAATAACGCCCGCCTGACCTGGAACCTGGACAGTATCGCCGCCGAGACAGGCATATATTATATGGATAACGCCGACTCGCACCTGGAAGTGTCCCGTGCCTTCGTGAAGCGTGAAAGGGAATGGCTTGCAAAAGCCATCGGTTCCATTAAAGGCATTAAGCCGCTTCCGGCCAGCGCGAACTATTTTCTCATCGACGTGGCCGGCACCGGCATGATGTCCGGCGAGTTCGCCGGCAGGATGCTCGGCGAGGGCGTCGTCGTCCGGGACTGCAGCTCGTTCTCGATGTTGGGCGATACGTACATCCGGCTCGCCGTCAGGGCCCGGGAGGAGAACGAACGGCTAGTCGCTGCACTGCGCAGGGTTGCTCATGATCATTAA
- the cobS gene encoding adenosylcobinamide-GDP ribazoletransferase, producing the protein MDTQQFFKGLRSGIGFLTTLPMGWDEKGFDVFFRHIYFFVLVGTFIGVILGVIGVIFQWLIPAPLIPVLVIAIIYLLTGINHLDGLSDFGDGFIASGTKEKKLAAMKDAHAGAGGILFIGMDLLFLYAAVSMFAGMGGFYLFAGLIIAEVCAKVCMTSAATFGKSLPSGMGKSLMDKTKKEHYMLGLAIALLICVIVAGFSAAPWFRPLYALAGFLALSVSVALGFFIADLAERNFGGVNGDVMGAANEIGRIAALVVLGILIWKLW; encoded by the coding sequence ATGGATACGCAGCAATTCTTCAAAGGGTTGAGGTCTGGCATAGGCTTTCTAACCACCCTCCCCATGGGCTGGGACGAGAAGGGCTTTGATGTCTTCTTTAGACACATTTACTTTTTCGTTCTCGTGGGCACTTTCATCGGCGTCATACTGGGTGTCATCGGCGTCATTTTCCAGTGGCTCATTCCCGCGCCGCTCATACCCGTGCTCGTCATCGCGATAATTTACCTCCTCACGGGCATCAATCACCTGGACGGCCTCTCGGACTTCGGCGACGGCTTCATCGCCTCGGGCACAAAGGAGAAGAAGCTGGCCGCCATGAAGGACGCCCACGCGGGCGCCGGAGGCATATTGTTCATCGGCATGGACTTATTATTCTTATATGCGGCCGTATCGATGTTTGCCGGCATGGGGGGATTTTATCTTTTCGCCGGCCTCATCATCGCCGAGGTCTGCGCGAAGGTTTGCATGACCTCCGCCGCCACTTTCGGAAAAAGCCTCCCGTCCGGCATGGGCAAATCCCTCATGGATAAGACGAAAAAGGAGCACTATATGCTCGGGCTCGCCATCGCCTTATTGATCTGTGTTATCGTCGCCGGCTTCTCTGCGGCGCCGTGGTTCAGGCCTCTTTATGCATTGGCCGGTTTCCTGGCATTATCCGTATCGGTGGCCCTGGGCTTTTTCATCGCCGACCTGGCGGAGCGGAACTTCGGCGGCGTCAACGGCGATGTCATGGGGGCGGCCAACGAGATAGGCAGAATTGCGGCGCTGGTGGTGCTGGGGATACTGATATGGAAGCTCTGGTAA
- a CDS encoding cobalamin biosynthesis protein, producing MIIKFIMEAFLLAVAFDLIFGEPRPLFHPTVWIGTLIGFLDRHAPKSLKRTYGVLMALFCICLAAIAGYIIPLLLYQVSPLVALLVTAYLLKSTFSLSFLWQISGDIHLDLKAGKLDAARAKLPALVGRDVSKLDEGRMASCVIESLGESFVDGIFSPVFYFVIFGLPGAMAYRAINTLDSMVGYKDEKHREVGWASARIDDIANFIPARLAVLLMALMSGHPIRSVKIAMRDGGNAPSINSGYPMAAFAGALGLRLEKSGYYVLGEGLKPCGVDDIPEAIWLNRLLAATLVIIIVAIICFTPLPLL from the coding sequence ATGATCATTAAATTCATTATGGAAGCGTTCCTGCTCGCCGTCGCCTTTGACCTTATTTTTGGCGAGCCCCGGCCCTTGTTCCACCCCACGGTCTGGATCGGCACGCTCATCGGCTTTCTGGACAGGCATGCGCCGAAGAGCCTCAAGCGGACTTATGGCGTCCTGATGGCGCTTTTTTGCATTTGCCTGGCCGCCATCGCCGGCTATATTATTCCCTTGTTACTGTACCAGGTATCGCCGCTCGTAGCGCTCCTGGTCACGGCATATTTGCTCAAATCGACCTTCAGCCTTTCATTCTTATGGCAGATATCCGGCGATATTCACCTCGACCTGAAGGCGGGTAAGCTCGACGCGGCAAGAGCAAAGCTCCCGGCGCTCGTGGGGCGGGACGTGAGTAAACTCGACGAGGGCCGGATGGCCTCCTGCGTCATCGAGTCTCTGGGCGAAAGCTTCGTCGACGGCATTTTTTCTCCTGTATTCTATTTCGTCATTTTCGGCCTGCCCGGCGCCATGGCTTACCGGGCCATCAACACGCTCGACTCCATGGTCGGGTACAAGGACGAGAAGCACAGGGAAGTCGGCTGGGCTTCGGCGCGCATCGACGATATAGCGAACTTCATCCCCGCCCGGCTCGCTGTGCTGCTCATGGCCCTGATGTCAGGCCATCCCATACGAAGCGTAAAAATAGCCATGAGGGACGGCGGGAACGCTCCCAGCATTAACTCGGGCTACCCGATGGCTGCGTTCGCCGGCGCCCTGGGGCTGAGGCTCGAAAAATCAGGCTATTATGTGCTCGGCGAAGGCTTAAAGCCCTGTGGCGTCGATGATATACCGGAAGCCATTTGGCTTAACAGGCTTCTGGCGGCGACGCTGGTGATCATTATAGTCGCCATAATTTGCTTTACGCCGCTGCCGCTGCTCTGA
- the mmp11 gene encoding methanogenesis marker protein 11 produces MKKNDEYAGKKWVVPYKNIVAIHDGEGYVEIVEQTNCFGGACWARYHYQRTSPLIVSVRNVGNTMRYLTRVGKEELNLTPSIAAAGIEAVEVGDDTISITYAGLGGGGVGATISRALAEDVIDYDHTEIGGSRSSKGTIVLPKRKRVLIGVDDTDTKEEGATWSLIHNIATELSGKNAYYISHALVQLYPVPFKTQNCVSTVVEFACLDEGRLIRDFESLLRKYTLSDETGMVALAKFDAEALREYGRLVKQKQISRETAEKAAVESEAEIVINGRGVIGALASLPYFANPMESVIL; encoded by the coding sequence ATGAAAAAAAATGACGAGTATGCCGGTAAGAAGTGGGTCGTGCCCTACAAGAACATCGTAGCTATCCACGATGGCGAAGGCTACGTTGAGATCGTGGAGCAGACCAACTGCTTCGGCGGCGCCTGCTGGGCCCGGTACCACTATCAGCGCACGAGCCCGCTCATCGTGAGTGTCCGGAACGTCGGGAATACGATGCGGTATCTTACCCGTGTGGGTAAAGAGGAGCTTAACCTTACGCCGTCCATAGCGGCCGCGGGGATCGAGGCGGTCGAAGTTGGCGACGATACGATCTCTATTACTTATGCAGGCCTGGGCGGGGGCGGCGTCGGTGCGACCATCAGCCGGGCCCTCGCCGAGGACGTTATCGATTATGATCATACGGAGATCGGCGGGAGCCGGAGTAGCAAGGGCACCATTGTCCTGCCAAAGAGAAAGCGCGTCCTGATCGGCGTCGACGATACGGACACGAAGGAGGAGGGCGCTACCTGGTCGCTTATTCACAATATCGCGACCGAGCTGAGCGGTAAGAACGCCTATTATATCTCGCATGCGCTCGTCCAGCTATACCCTGTGCCCTTTAAGACGCAGAACTGCGTCTCGACGGTCGTCGAGTTCGCCTGCCTGGACGAAGGCCGGCTCATCCGGGATTTCGAGTCGCTGCTGAGGAAGTATACGCTGTCCGACGAAACCGGGATGGTCGCGCTGGCAAAGTTCGACGCGGAAGCGCTCCGGGAGTACGGCAGGCTTGTCAAGCAGAAGCAGATCTCCAGGGAAACGGCCGAGAAGGCGGCTGTCGAGTCTGAGGCGGAGATAGTGATAAATGGCCGGGGCGTCATCGGGGCCCTGGCGTCGCTGCCCTATTTCGCTAACCCGATGGAATCGGTGATCCTGTAA
- a CDS encoding CxxC-x17-CxxC domain-containing protein, with the protein MRDSGSIGRRNFGPREMHKATCSDCGKECEVPFVPAEGRPVYCRDCLPKHRKPRPQ; encoded by the coding sequence ATGAGAGACAGTGGAAGTATCGGCCGGAGAAACTTCGGCCCCAGAGAAATGCACAAGGCAACTTGTTCAGACTGTGGTAAAGAATGTGAAGTACCGTTCGTACCCGCGGAGGGGCGGCCAGTCTATTGCAGGGACTGCTTACCGAAGCACAGGAAGCCAAGGCCCCAGTGA
- a CDS encoding GNAT family protein → MSGSFHIDAGGGLHIRLLELKDAPVLYALIDANRKELRDWAPWVDRTKGVEDSVDFIRAALEQQKSCTGLHAGLWLDGRLIGCIAYVHMDINNRRAMIGYWLAVPYRGRGLATRACMAMTDVAFRKLLMNKVEIYCGVENLKSRAIPERLGFKPEGILKQYEWINDRYIDVVAYGMLASEWQDISKNFTK, encoded by the coding sequence ATGAGCGGCAGTTTTCACATCGACGCCGGAGGAGGCCTCCACATCCGTCTCCTCGAGCTTAAGGACGCGCCAGTGCTATATGCGCTCATCGACGCTAACCGAAAGGAACTTCGGGACTGGGCCCCCTGGGTCGACAGGACGAAGGGCGTTGAAGACAGCGTCGATTTCATCCGTGCCGCTCTCGAGCAGCAGAAGAGCTGCACCGGCCTGCATGCGGGCCTCTGGCTGGACGGCCGCCTCATCGGCTGTATCGCCTACGTGCACATGGATATCAATAATCGTCGGGCGATGATCGGATACTGGCTGGCCGTGCCATACCGCGGCAGGGGCCTGGCGACGCGGGCCTGCATGGCCATGACCGACGTAGCCTTTCGTAAGCTGCTCATGAACAAGGTGGAGATCTACTGCGGCGTTGAAAATCTCAAGAGCCGGGCAATACCCGAGCGCCTGGGGTTCAAGCCCGAAGGAATTTTAAAGCAGTACGAGTGGATCAACGACCGTTACATCGACGTCGTGGCCTACGGTATGCTGGCAAGCGAGTGGCAGGACATCAGTAAAAACTTTACGAAGTGA